The stretch of DNA CAGGCGAAGTCGAGGCCAGCATCGAGCAACATGGCTCCGAGGTCGTGGTCCTCTGGCGCCAGAGCCTCCGGCCGGCGTGGCTGCCACGCTGGCTCAGACCACTNGGAACTGTTGTTGCACGAGTGGGCTACGGCATTGGACTGCGTAAACTTCTCACCTGAAAAGCGTCTTGGTCGAAGATGGCTCGCGAGGTTGCTAAACGCAATGTCCGGGCCCTCAGCATCGCCGACGTGCAGAGCCTACGCAGCTGGGTCAAAGCTTGGCAGAACAGCCCTGACCACGAAGNNCCCCGGGCCGCCGACTTTATCGAAGCCGTCGACGTTTTCCTGTCCACTGGTGCCAGGATCGGCGAGGTGATGGCCTGGCGATGGGAATATGTGGATCTGGATACAGAGCACCCACCCTTGATCATCAGCGGGACCGCAACCCGCTACAAGGGCAGCCGCTGCTCCGGCAGGACCACACCAAGACAGCGCTCNGGATACCGCACCGTGGCACTNCCCCGCTTCGTAGTGGAGACCCTTAAACACATGCGATCCGACCGGAGCCCGTGGCCCGTGGACTTTCTTTTCCCCTCGGCTGCCGGCACGGTGCGCAGTCCCAACAACTTCCGCCGCCAGTGGAGAAACGCCAGGGAGGGCTCAGGCTACGAATGGGTCACCCCGCACGTCTTCCGCAAGACGGTGGCCACCATCATCGACAGGGAATACAGTTCCAAGGCTGCTGCCGCCCAGCTTGGGCACTCCGGCAGCGCCATCACGGAGAAGCACTACATCGAAAAGGCGGCTGTGGCCCCGGACCTGACGAAGGCGCTTGAAAAGTTCGCAACCGCTCGCCCACAACCGAAGCCTTTGGGCCCAGCTGCCTTGCCGCCGTCGAGCACTGGCCTAAGTCTCTAGAGATTTTGCTATGGGGAACTACTGAGTCCCGCCCAGTTCTGCGCTATTGGCCGATCCCCAAGAGTAGGAATACGGATTCCATGTGGTGTCATCAGCAAGGGTTCCAACCAGCACAGGATCAATGAAAGCCACAATCTCAGCAAGCTGCCCGCCAAGGGTAGGCAGACAAAGCTCTTCCAGCTGGCCCTTTCTGCGCCAAGCCACCCATTTGCCTTGGGCTGCATCGTCGTAGTCCGCAAGGTAGGGGCTTATGGACTCCAGTTCGACTCCACGGAAGTCCCCAACAGCTCTTGCTGCGATCCGAAGTTCCCCTGATGTGAAGGCATAGGCTCGGGCGATTGAACGAATATCCATGTAGTCCCGCCATCTGGTACTTGTGGACCCTCGCTGCAAAATCGTGANCGACTTTTCAGCGATGACCGTCTCCAGAGGATTGCCCATGAGATGAACGTCCTCTCCGAGAATCCCTGGCAAAGTGACTGGCTTTGGAGCCGGCCAGATGGGATCCCCTGTACTTACATCCAGCTTGATCATCAGACGAGCACGGTGAAGTAAAGCGGGCATATGCACCCGCAGGCCCCTGTACTCCTCCTCATCACGAATCTCCTCGATCCGTACGTCATCAAGGTTGAAGGTGAGCCCATCGTCGGCCTCAACATCACAGATCGTTTGGAGCACATCTCTCAAGTGGGCCTCGTCCAAGGTGAACTCCAGGGCCTGCATGTCAATGTCCCGCGTGGGCCTCCTCATGCTGAAAGCTGCCAGGAGGACACCACCCTTGAGGGAAAAGTCGTTGACAAATCGGGTTTGTGCAAGCCTACTCAACACACGCTCCAGGCCATAGAGTGTGATCATTTCATCTCCGGGGCGCCGCCGTTCCCTCCCGAGCCTGATGAGTTGTTGGTAGGTCTTCTCGGCGCTCATGCAAGTATCTCCAGTGCATTTCTGATCGGTCCGGTGG from Arthrobacter polaris encodes:
- a CDS encoding tyrosine-type recombinase/integrase codes for the protein MAREVAKRNVRALSIADVQSLRSWVKAWQNSPDHEXPRAADFIEAVDVFLSTGARIGEVMAWRWEYVDLDTEHPPLIISGTATRYKGSRCSGRTTPRQRSGYRTVALPRFVVETLKHMRSDRSPWPVDFLFPSAAGTVRSPNNFRRQWRNAREGSGYEWVTPHVFRKTVATIIDREYSSKAAAAQLGHSGSAITEKHYIEKAAVAPDLTKALEKFATARPQPKPLGPAALPPSSTGLSL
- a CDS encoding nucleotidyl transferase AbiEii/AbiGii toxin family protein, translating into MSAEKTYQQLIRLGRERRRPGDEMITLYGLERVLSRLAQTRFVNDFSLKGGVLLAAFSMRRPTRDIDMQALEFTLDEAHLRDVLQTICDVEADDGLTFNLDDVRIEEIRDEEEYRGLRVHMPALLHRARLMIKLDVSTGDPIWPAPKPVTLPGILGEDVHLMGNPLETVIAEKSXTILQRGSTSTRWRDYMDIRSIARAYAFTSGELRIAARAVGDFRGVELESISPYLADYDDAAQGKWVAWRRKGQLEELCLPTLGGQLAEIVAFIDPVLVGTLADDTTWNPYSYSWGSANSAELGGTQ